From Plasmodium yoelii strain 17X genome assembly, chromosome: 11, a single genomic window includes:
- a CDS encoding guanidine nucleotide exchange factor, putative has product MDYKNEEDINEVNKYIFSLYPKISTGLDHYACIAYSKKKPSVYCWGGNSSNQLGVGINIRYCEKPTIVNFFENFIACSVCCTNYSTYVLVKENLNDEGCFVYSFGKGNNGLLGYNKHRKIIDDSKSEIGQKNEGKKGKNGEKNGEKNFEKKFGKNVDRNLLTAFGVSAGVESSLSSLMSFDYDRISSDDKSDDKSDDKSDDKSEDCENKQEGVHSELSKSSQSSNSTSLMNKNEEMDRDDKIKDEKADWFTPFPIKIRFPEYTKIKYISCGDMHTLAISINGILYGWGSNSFGCVGNGTYTNVYEPTRIYLEKCSIKKKNDDNPYQYKFYNNSKDNNYGYLKNSVIHCSAGSKHSLACTIDGNVYSWGFGGNGRLGLGNIKNYNTPQIINKLKNKKKIIFVCAGVSHSSCVDTDYNVYTWGSGKFYKLGHGNDSDLLYPQKVEFFNFDKKIFMVSSSCFNSIALNVNGDVYIWGTFYISKNGNNNIYICKTPKLINTNYKCIYVYASIYLLFGITLVGDLIMFGNNYYKNINSNEIILDNIDTGSESDDNVIDHIIEERKKNNKFENDVYKHVDNLENSYNSYIHKLNEKKTKNNNIYINTFYKKDKNIKIIYIKELRGKIYIKDVITDFYNLNKTVTNEIIIAKKIFQNKDNECVGPLFGEIDNTGLKIKSKVKIIDGNDYFSIFLIENGKVYGSGLNKNGELGTGEYNLNKKYLIPININICVNKITKIVCGNDYVLALNDLGYVYGWGKNNKSQLGVGITTDFYEPVHVKSLSNVIKIYAGYDHSACIVNNNFYSNNENEENIECGDLYIWGNAESGKVGLGNEYIQGFILLPRKINLIKKIYKCSLGTSHSLFLTENNELYVCGNTNNGRLGISNEIQNKNNDENVENKISEQISILSYPKHVKLNEDIYIKDILAGSTYSIILGIDGFIYICGEFIKNNIFHKKFTLYNKISNIKTMVGKYQHILFLTYDNKIFGLGDNSYFQILNNNKKETYIETPVLVPYFLKHNVEKIYSFKNVSFAQLANNDIYGWGYSKNGHLGIGLKNVVYIKNPINIIKTWVGYESGENENGENESGENENGERIINNEYIFSQKYNIHTNWNEINMVKKQIRNKERFMNYLIYNNYYEEQIERFIFQVQNLENIINWEYIQILLKSEEYNNSLNYIKNYEKDLIYLYTKHVKFLLNLKKCEKKYNDLYINLQNYILSHISYMNETLPNIMYTNNTHIFDMNRKHVEKFIYILQQQPLYLIIMCLIHNYKNIKNLKKIVFEKCKDKTNFDNSVKTNYNLNTLKHGYDYDTFDERTKIYTVSDIKKKHKFYKNSTNILCSFIFDLYYDLRNKRILNIFTIFLIKLGIEEMKNCLHIESLYKVETSIFFILIRMLFMKNEVLSKFSNSIANMNNKNSFVRLLDVMSRKRNPSNKLHNHELTKVSFLGTPKIESNEINSDHLDAYNQSDINIENPNYIHNNVIINMENKIEEHTELKNENNKIENEPRNSIKTFVEIEDEEKNKKFIQFIKGKNNDENNKKMYNYNFVNNMKPIMNNNLMIEQNVKNNFKTEKRQYVSEEDENEIKLDEKNILVEIDLVHVFKELCKIFEKIDFPEIFKIIIKYLFKYFCIYEKNINKEENNKQKNKIYFVNDNMVVYLPFFNLTLMAIILPILNNIKKISEKYYYPSIPTHIVKTCDRICEFIQILYLNKFESLNSYNLKNSFISVKYIFENTFNSFTHILNNFIQNTKCDIYANLYIDIFHYHLDTKPYYVQLKLFQLCHIFNLFFRFQNYIALSFDDPVIKIINLFYKYKTDNILANGLKTCRPIEMDNMENVLNSEKSDNVHIEKECEKRDSIRVEKECEKRDSVRVENECEKRDSVRVEKECENLLSDPIKSNAPLTNKIKEKKSLLYNLIKKQKKGKDKDNIIEKGNKRIIEINNNTNNSNQHTNTKNEIKYLKDINSNHSGKKKKKKLIFDEIEIEFFIKCKLIYNFKIDIRFLLTEQNISICQFTKIPMPQYMAYRKSGCIENNEYIFSFIHSYNCKKDNIYIISECFKNCPLFEDCDDTNNLLLKLKELKTYYVSLHEQDEINLVHFIKKVIDIFVSDEMIYVDFFEDFPPNLYIKKFKYDKIEKSKYDQEYLAMIQNTYDKNTFFKVKWRNIAIQLAINILKKKKHMNYLKKLYEQQEEIEQLILNYKYNMKKNMNMLKNALIFVSKLLIEKPILINAINFKKDLYFIKLKKEKNILKLAKSNNTPYDISTVRSYPIKMLINNSLITNINKLLKPVLDYLTIEIQLCLDNVIKLNLVLNKDKNRSTISNHTFISTDIYIMYNGSPFLSYPLFNYNKTYLCLINGFNLVHLLHDLITDLY; this is encoded by the coding sequence ATGGactataaaaatgaagaagataTTAATGAAgtcaataaatatatatttagctTATATCCAAAAATAAGTACGGGATTAGATCATTATGCATGTATTGCATATTCAAAGAAAAAGCCAAGTGTCTATTGTTGGGGTGGGAATAGTAGCAATCAGTTAGGAGTTGGTATAAATATACGATATTGTGAAAAACCAActattgttaatttttttgaaaattttatagCTTGTTCAGTTTGTTGTACAAATTATTCAACATATGTTTTAGTTAAAGAGAATTTAAATGATGAAGGATGCTTTGTTTATTCATTTGGAAAAGGCAACAATGGTTTATTAGGTTATAACAAGCATAGGAAAATTATCGATGATTCAAAATCGGAAATCGGTCAGAAAAATGAAgggaaaaaaggaaaaaatggcgaaaaaaatggcgaaaaaaattttgaaaaaaaatttggaaaaaatgTTGACAGAAATCTTCTCACCGCTTTTGGAGTTAGCGCAGGAGTAGAATCGTCTCTTAGCAGTTTGATGAGTTTCGATTATGATCGAATTTCAAGTGATGATAAAAGTGATGATAAAAGTGATGATAAAAGTGATGATAAAAGTGAAGATTGTGAAAATAAGCAAGAGGGTGTTCATAGTGAGTTAAGCAAAAGTTCACAGAGTAGTAATTCAACAAGTcttatgaataaaaatgaagagaTGGATAgagatgataaaataaaagacgAAAAAGCTGATTGGTTTACGCCATTTCCTATAAAAATACGATTCCCtgaatatacaaaaataaaatatatttcatgtGGAGATATGCATACATTAGCAATTTCAATAAATGGTATTTTATATGGATGGGGATCAAATAGCTTTGGATGTGTTGGAAATGGAACATATACAAATGTTTATGAGCCAACTCgaatatatttagaaaaatgttcgataaaaaagaaaaatgatgataatccatatcaatataaattttataataattcaaaagataataattatggttatttaaaaaatagtgTTATTCATTGTTCTGCTGGAAGCAAACATAGTTTAGCATGCACAATAGATGGAAATGTATATAGTTGGGGTTTTGGGGGTAATGGACGGTTAGGATtaggaaatataaaaaattataatacaccacaaataattaataaattaaaaaataaaaaaaaaataatatttgtatGTGCAGGAGTATCACATTCTAGTTGTGTAGACACAGATTATAATGTTTATACATGGGGTAGTGGAAAATTTTATAAGTTGGGACATGGTAATGATAGTGATTTATTATATCCACAAAAAGTCGAATTTTtcaattttgataaaaaaatatttatggtTAGTTCATCATGTTTTAATTCAATAGCTTTAAATGTTAATGGTGATGTTTATATATGGggaacattttatatttcaaaaaatggtaataataatatttacatttgTAAAACGCCCAAGTTAATAAATACAAACTATAAAtgtatttatgtatatgcatctatttatttactatttgGTATAACATTAGTTGGAGATTTAATAATGTTTGGGAATaactattataaaaatataaatagtaatgaAATCATATTAGATAATATTGATACTGGTTCAGAATCAGATGATAATGTGATTGATCATATTATTGaggaaagaaaaaaaaacaataaatttgaaaatgatGTTTATAAACATGTTGATAATTTGGAAAATTCATACAATAGTTATATACacaaattaaatgaaaaaaaaacaaaaaataataacatatatattaacactttttataaaaaagataaaaatatcaaaataatatatataaaagaattaagaggaaaaatatatataaaagatgTAATTACGgatttttacaatttaaataaaacagttacaaatgaaataattatagcaaaaaaaatattccaaaataaagataatgaATGTGTAGGACCTTTATTTGGCGAAATTGATAATACTggattgaaaataaaatctAAAGTAAAAATTATAGATGGTAATGATTattttagtatatttttaatagaaAATGGGAAAGTGTATGGGTCAGGGTTGAATAAAAATGGAGAATTGGGAACAGgtgaatataatttaaataaaaaatatttgattcctataaatataaatatatgtgtaaataaaataactaaAATAGTTTGTGGAAATGATTATGTATTAGCTTTAAACGATTTAGGATATGTATATGGATGgggtaaaaataataaaagtcaATTAGGAGTTGGTATTACAACAGATTTTTATGAACCTGTACATGTAAAATCATTAAGTAATGTTATTAAGATATATGCAGGATATGATCATAGTGCATGtattgttaataataatttttattctaataatgaaaatgaagaaaatattgAATGTGgtgatttatatatatggggTAATGCCGAAAGTGGTAAAGTTGGGTTAGGTAATGAATATATACAAgggtttatattattaccaagaaaaattaatttaataaaaaaaatatataaatgttctTTAGGAACTAGCCATAGTTTATTTTTAactgaaaataatgaattataTGTATGTGGTAATACAAATAATGGACGTTTAGGTATATCAAAtgaaatacaaaataaaaacaatgatgaaaatgtagaaaataaaattagtgAACAAATTTCGATTTTAAGTTATCCTAAACATGTTAAACTAAAtgaagatatatatataaaagatatattagcTGGATCTACATATAGTATAATATTAGGAATTGAtggttttatatatatatgtggagagtttataaaaaataatatatttcataaaaaatttacattatataataaaataagtaatataaaaacaatggTTGGAAAATATCAacatattctttttttaacatatgataataaaatatttggaTTAGGTGATAATagttattttcaaattttgaataataataaaaaagagacATATATAGAAACACCAGTTTTAGttccttattttttaaaacataatgTGGAAAAAATTTATTCCTTTAAAAATGTAAGTTTTGCTCAGCTAGctaataatgatatatatggATGGGGATATTCAAAAAATGGACATTTAGGTATAGGACTAAAAAATGtagtatatattaaaaatccgataaatattataaaaacatGGGTTGGCTATGAAAGTGGAGAGAATGAAAATGGAGAAAATGAAAGTGGAGAAAATGAGAATGGAGAAAGAATTATAAacaatgaatatattttttcacaaaaatataatattcataCAAACTggaatgaaataaatatggtaaaaaaacaaataagaAATAAAGAGCGTTTcatgaattatttaatatataataattattatgagGAACAAATTGAACGATTTATATTTCAAGTtcaaaatttagaaaatataataaattgggaatatatacaaatattattaaaaagtgaagaatataataatagtttaaattatataaaaaattatgaaaaggatttaatatatttatatactaaaCATgtgaaatttttattaaatttaaaaaaatgtgaaaaaaaatataatgatttatatattaatttacaaaattatattttatctcATATATCTTATATGAATGAAACATTACCAAATATTATGTACACAAATAATACACACATTTTTGATATGAATAGAAAACATGtagaaaaatttatttatatattacagCAGCAaccattatatttaattattatgtgtcttatacataattataaaaatattaaaaatttgaaaaaaatcgTATTTGAAAAGTGTAAGGATAAGacaaattttgataattcaGTAAAAactaattataatttaaacacATTAAAACATGGATATGATTATGACACATTCGATGAGagaacaaaaatatatacagtttcagatataaaaaaaaaacataagttttataaaaatagtacaAACATTTTAtgttcatttatatttgatttatattatgatttaagaaataaaagaatacttaatatttttacaatttttttaataaaacttgGAATTgaagaaatgaaaaattgtTTACATATTGAATCATTATATAAAGTAGAAACttcgattttttttatattaattagaatgttatttatgaaaaatgaGGTTTTATCCAAATTTTCAAATTCTATAGCAAATATGAACAATAAAAATTCTTTTGTCAGATTACTAGATGTTATGTCTAGGAAAAGAAATCCTTCAAACAAGTTACACAACCATGAATTGACAAAGGTTTCTTTTCTAGGTACTCCCAAAATAGAAtctaatgaaataaattctGACCATTTAGATGCATATAACCAAagtgatataaatatagagAACCCAAATTACATTCATAATAATGtcataataaatatggaaAACAAAATTGAAGAACATacagaattaaaaaatgaaaataataaaatagagaATGAGCCACGAAATTCTATTAAAACGTTTGTTGAAATAGAggatgaagaaaaaaacaaaaaatttatacaatttataaaaggaaaaaataatgatgaaaataacaaaaaaatgtataattacaattttgttaataatatgaaaCCAATAATGAATAACAATCTTATGATTGAacaaaatgtaaaaaataattttaaaacagAGAAAAGACAATATGTATCTGAAgaagatgaaaatgaaataaaattagatgaaaaaaatattcttgTGGAAATAGATCTTGTACATGTATTTAAAGaattatgtaaaatatttgaaaagATTGATTTTCcagaaatatttaaaattattataaaatatttatttaaatatttttgtatatatgagaaaaatataaataaagaagaaaataataaacaaaaaaataaaatttattttgtaaatgaCAATATGGTTGTATATCTacctttttttaatttaactCTTATGGCAATTATATTAccaatattaaataatattaaaaaaatatcagaaaaatattattaccCTTCTATTCCTACACACATTGTAAAAACATGTGATCGAATATGTGaatttatacaaattttatatttaaataaatttgaatctttaaatagttataatttaaaaaatagttttatttctgtaaaatatatatttgaaaacacatttaattcttttacacacattttaaataattttatacaaaatacTAAATGTGATATATATgctaatttatatattgatatatttcattACCATTTGGATACGAAACCATATTATGTTCAGCTAAAGTTATTCCAATTAtgtcatatttttaatttatttttccgTTTCCAAAATTATATAGCATTATCTTTTGACGACCCagttattaaaattattaatttattttacaaatataagACAGATAATATATTAGCTAATGGGCTAAAAACATGTAGGCCCATTGAAATGGATAATATGGAAAATGTATTGAATAGTGAGAAAAGCGATAATGTTCATATAGAAAAAGAATGTGAAAAAAGAGATAGTATTCGTGTAGAAAAAGAATGTGAAAAAAGAGATAGTGTTCGTGTAGAAAACGAGTGTGAAAAAAGAGATAGTGTTCGTGTAGAAAAAGAGTGTGAAAATTTGTTATCCGACCCAATTAAAAGTAATGCACCATtaacaaacaaaataaaagaaaaaaaaagcttattatataatcttataaaaaaacaaaaaaagggGAAAGACAAAGACAATATAATAGAAAAGGGAAATAAACGAATCATCGAAATAAacaataatacaaataattcTAATCAACATACAAATAcgaaaaatgaaataaaatatcttaaggatataaatagtaaccatagtggaaaaaaaaaaaaaaaaaaattaatcttTGATGAAATTGAAAtagaattttttataaaatgtaaattaatatataattttaaaatagataTTCGATTTTTATTGAcagaacaaaatataagtatatgcCAATTTACAAAAATACCAATGCCTCAATATATGGCATATCGAAAAAGTGGATGTATTGAAAATAacgaatatatattttcttttatacaTAGttataattgtaaaaaagataatatatatattatatcagagtgttttaaaaattgtcCACTTTTTGAAGATTGTGATGATactaataatttattattaaaattaaaggaacttaaaacatattatgttTCATTACATGAAcaagatgaaataaatttggtacattttattaaaaaggttattgatatatttgtGTCTGATGAAATGATATATGTTGATTTTTTTGAAGATTTTCCTcctaatttatatattaaaaaatttaaatatgataaaattgaaaaatcaaaatatgaTCAAGAATATTTAGCTATGATCCAAAATacttatgataaaaatacttTTTTTAAAGTCAAATGGAGAAATATAGCTATCCAGCTAgctataaatattttaaaaaaaaaaaaacatatgaattatttaaaaaaattatatgaacagCAAGAAGAAATTGaacaattaattttaaattataaatataatatgaaaaaaaatatgaatatgttaaaaaatgCTCTTATTTTTGTTTCAAAACTTTTAATAGAAAAAccaatattaataaatgctattaattttaagaaagacttatattttattaagttaaaaaaagaaaaaaatattttaaagttaGCCAAATCAAATAACACACCATATGATATATCTACTGTACGTAGTTATCCTattaaaatgttaataaataattcattaattacaaatattaacaaattattaaaaccGGTATTGGATTATTTAACTATTGAAATACAATTATGTTTAGACAATGTAATCAAATTAAATTTGGtgttaaataaagataaaaaccGAAGCACAATTAGCAATCATACTTTTATAAGTacagatatatatattatgtataacggttctccatttttatcatatccTCTTTTCAACTATAATAAAACCTATTTGTGCTTAATAAATGGGTTTAACCTTGTACACCTTTTACATGACCTTATCACAGATTTATATTGA
- a CDS encoding RNA helicase, with translation MSSDSENYYYKINNDNNSRKKRKEIEEDRLKKSKRHYDETDNRKDNDYNKEKHRGEKIKDYEKEIYNRHKKNKYNSYEERERKNYYDRRSIESYKSSHVKNYEKKKYDEKDKYESKKSEREKKRHKKEEDESDEYERYEELKYNKRKSDEKIKKKEKKKEKKKEKNYHYTSSSDESYRKTEKCRDKKKNYGRSGSNIMDNDSDKNIEGKPSNENKAKEKLNKNKEMEKKCEQKSAESEQEMKSEMKSEMKSEVKDEVKGDVKSEVKDEIKSEVKDKMKNEVKDEVKSAAKPVAETKSLSRLERLKLFAQKLKWGSSGNVKKGTKFTLNAPKIKGVNKQVNLDIFMENDIEEEEEKDEKDEKEKNLVDAYIEKEAEMTNDVLKDIKEEIEENVDDPLEIFMKNIEKENLENQEIYTNKTITLDEIYSYDMNKHKYEDTIYVQAENEEIKEGNMNKEKENETKNTSSQINKFKLENNKEGNEEDGEMDDNVNENEEEDFYKIFIETLKKKTEEDKKKKEEEEEKERIKNEEKEQNELDDSSINLSEDSEYNCETNTLKKKINKKFLQVNHDEIDYLPIKKNVYVQVSEITNMSEKDVEMFRKNNGNIVVRGKNCPRPIQYFYQCGLPGKILNILEKKNFKKMFSIQMQAIPALMCGRDIIAIAETGSGKTISYLFPLIRHVLHQDKLRNNDGPIGIILTPTRELSIQVKNEANIYCKAVDLKILAVYGGSNIGAQLNVLKRGVEIIVGTPGRIIDILTISNSKVTNLNRASFIVLDEADRLLDLGFESQIHSILNNCRKDKQTAMISATFPNYIQNLAKKLLYKPIEIIVGEKGKTNNNIYQFVEVLEEKKKLFRLLKLLGEWIKYGLILIFVNKQLEADLLYLELFKYEYKTLVLHGGQDQSDREHTLKSFKDEQNKILIATSVMARGIDIKNIILVINYECPDHIEDYIHKIGRTGRSNNIGYAYTFITPNEHTKAYDIYNLIKNNIYYINKTIDIPIELEQMVNEYVNSKIAEKDRNKINTSNGGSNSTIVNSISYHVGDKKKGYKGKGFKFTPNEKSRMQMDKDLAKKELGLIEEKNEDEDKEGGYTSDMENEGKINSNIINKTENVGQTHEGKKMKNVPGITKAQKNNETINISPQTNLKQIELEIQKIKMDDTMNLSLKAKKINELMKAHNFIELQQSSYKTVDSSNDEEIDKMAEMESLKLTEHIKDPKEKQLMFQKTKEDIKKKLINSKAQIESRNESIQRNMLLNVIRTKNMKKYSPFLPHTYVTEDNTILEEFYINDYPQHVRLKISNRDVLARIQDMSGAMCQIKGQYSNPSQPNKTNFILDHKLLHIEITAPTYNQVQIARTELTSLLNMFMQKCNLKNQKPSAGGYATFR, from the coding sequence ATGAGTAGCGATTCTGaaaactattattataagataaacaatgataataatagtagaaaaaaaagaaaagaaatcGAAGAAGATcgattaaaaaaaagtaagAGGCACTATGACGAAACAGATAATAGAAAGGacaatgattataataaggAAAAACACAGAGGagagaaaataaaagattacgaaaaagaaatatataatcgtcataaaaaaaataaatacaatagTTATGAAGAAAGAGAAaggaaaaattattatgatagACGAAGTATTGAATCATACAAAAGTAGTcatgtaaaaaattatgaaaaaaaaaaatatgatgaaaaagaCAAATATGAGTCGAAAAAAAGTGAAAGGGAAAAAAAACGTcataaaaaagaagaagatgAAAGTGATGAATATGAACGATACGAAGAActgaaatataataaaagaaaaagtgatgaaaaaattaaaaaaaaagaaaaaaaaaaagaaaaaaaaaaagaaaaaaattatcattacACATCTAGTAGTGATGAAAGTTATAGAAAAACAGAAAAATGtcgtgataaaaaaaaaaactatggAAGAAGCGGAAGTAATATAATGGATAATGATAgcgataaaaatattgaaggTAAGCCTTCAAATGAAAATAAGGCAAAAGAGAAactaaacaaaaataaagagatggaaaaaaaatgtgaacaGAAAAGTGCAGAAAGTGAACAAGAAATGAAGAGCGAAATGAAGAGCGAAATGAAGAGCGAAGTTAAGGACGAAGTTAAGGGCGACGTTAAGAGCGAAGTCAAGGACGAAATTAAGAGCGAAGTCAAGGACAAAATGAAGAACGAAGTTAAGGACGAAGTTAAGAGCGCCGCGAAACCGGTAGCCGAGACGAAAAGTCTGAGCAGATTAGAAAGGTTAAAATTATTTGCCCAAAAACTAAAATGGGGAAGTAGTggaaatgtaaaaaaaggGACAAAATTTACACTTAATGCTCCAAAAATAAAAGGAGTGAATAAACAGGTAAACTTAGATATATTCATGGAGAATGATATCGAAGAAGAGGAGGAAAAGGATGAAAAggatgaaaaagaaaaaaacttAGTAGATGCATACATTGAAAAGGAAGCCGAAATGACAAACGATGTGTTGAAAGACATAAAGGAAGAGATAGAAGAAAATGTAGATGATCCACTGgaaatatttatgaaaaatatagaaaaagaaaacTTAGAAAATcaagaaatatatacaaataagaCAATAACTCTTGATGAAATTTATAGCTATGATATGAACAAACATAAATATGAAGATACAATTTATGTACAGGCTGAAAAcgaagaaataaaagaagGGAACATGAATAAAGAAAAGGAAAACGAAACAAAGAACACAAGTTctcaaattaataaatttaaattagaaaataataaagaaggAAACGAAGAGGATGGTGAAATGGATGACAATGTGAATGAAAATGAGGAGGAagatttttacaaaatttttattgaaacactcaaaaaaaaaacagaagaagataaaaaaaaaaaagaagaagaagaagaaaaggaaagaataaaaaatgaagaaaaagaacaaaatgaaTTGGATGATTCTTCTATAAATTTAAGTGAAGATAGTGAATATAATTGCGAAACAaatactttaaaaaaaaaaattaacaaaaaatttcTACAAGTAAATCATGATGAAATCGATTATTTACCTATTAAGAAAAATGTTTATGTACAAGTTAGTGAAATTACAAATATGTCAGAAAAAGATGTTGAAAtgtttagaaaaaataatgggAATATAGTTGTAAGAGGAAAAAATTGTCCCCGACCtattcaatatttttatcaatgtGGATTACCTggaaaaattttaaatatattagaaaaaaaaaattttaaaaaaatgtttagtATACAGATGCAAGCAATACCTGCATTAATGTGTGGTCGAGATATAATTGCAATAGCAGAAACTGGAAGTGGAAAAACTATATCTTATCTATTTCCATTAATTAGGCATGTGTTACATCAAGACAAATTAAGAAACAATGATGGACCCATTGGAATTATACTTACCCCTACTAGGGAATTAAGTATTCAAGTTAAAAATGAggcaaatatatattgtaaggctgttgatttaaaaatattagcaGTTTATGGTGGGTCCAATATTGGTGCACAAttaaatgtattaaaaagAGGTGTCGAGATAATTGTCGGAACTCCTGGAAGAATAATTGATATATTAACAATAAGTAATAGTAAAGTTACAAATTTAAATAGAGCATCTTTTATAGTTTTAGATGAAGCAGATAGATTGTTAGATCTCGGATTTGAATCACAAATACATagtattttaaataattgtagAAAAGATAAACAAACTGCTATGATATCTGCAACATTTCCTaattatattcaaaatttagcaaaaaaattattatataaacctATAGAAATAATAGTAGGAGAAAAaggaaaaacaaataataatatatatcaatttgTTGAAGTtttagaagaaaaaaaaaaattatttcgtTTACTGAAATTATTAGGAGAGTGGATTAAATATGGacttattttaatatttgttaataaacAGTTGGAAGCCGATTTATTATATctagaattatttaaatatgaatataaaacattAGTGTTACATGGTGGGCAAGATCAATCAGATCGAGAGCATACATTAAAAAGCTTTAAagatgaacaaaataaaatattaattgcAACATCTGTTATGGCTCGAGGaattgatattaaaaatattattttagtaATTAACTATGAATGTCCAGATCATATTGAagattatatacataaaattgGAAGAACTGGTAGATCGAATAACATAGGATATGCATATACTTTCATTACCCCAAATGAACACACAAAAgcttatgatatatataatttaattaaaaataatatatattatataaacaaGACGATAGATATTCCCATTGAATTAGAACAAATGGTTAATGAATATGTGAATAGTAAAATAGCAGAAAAAGATAGAAATAAAATCAATACATCTAATGGTGGTTCAAATTCTACTATTGTTAATTCGATATCTTACCATGTGGGTGATAAGAAAAAGGGATATAAAGGAAAAGGGTTCAAATTTACACCCAATGAAAAATCAAGAATGCAAATGGATAAAGATTTAGCAAAAAAAGAACTCGGGTTGATAGAAGAGAAAAATGAAGATGAGGATAAAGAAGGAGGATATACATCAGATATGGAAAATGaaggaaaaataaattcgaatataattaataaaacagAGAATGTTGGCCAAACCCACGAAggaaagaaaatgaaaaatgtaCCAGGAATAACTAAagcacaaaaaaataatgaaacaataaatatatcacCACAAACAAATCTTAAACAAATCGAATTagaaattcaaaaaataaaaatggatgaTACTATGAATTTATCActaaaagcaaaaaaaataaatgaactaATGAAAGCtcataattttattgaaTTACAACAAAGTAGTTATAAAACAGTGGATAGTTCAAATGATGAAGAAATTGATAAAATGGCAGAAATGGAAAGTTTAAAATTAACTGAGCATATTAAAGATCCAAaagaaaaacaattaatGTTCCAAAAAACGAAAgaagatattaaaaaaaaactaataaatagTAAAGCTCAGATTGAATCAAGAAATGAAAGTATACAAAGGAATATGCTTTTAAATGTTATaagaacaaaaaatatgaaaaaatattctcCATTTTTACCTCATACATATGTAACTGAGGACAATACTATTTTAGaagaattttatattaatgattatcCTCAGCATGTGCGTTTAAAAATATCTAATCGAGATGTCTTGGCACGGATACAGGATATGTCTGGAGCTATGTGTCAAATTAAAGGACAATATTCTAACCCTTCACAACCAAATAAAACTAACTTTATATTGGACCACAAATTGTTACATATTGAAATTACTGCCCCTACTTATAATCAGGTACAAATTGCTCGAACAGAATTAACTTCCCTTCTTAACATGTTCATGCAAAAATGCAACCTAAAAAATCAAAAGCCAAGTGCAGGGGGATATGCCACATTTCGGTGA